One stretch of Astatotilapia calliptera chromosome 3, fAstCal1.2, whole genome shotgun sequence DNA includes these proteins:
- the LOC113013619 gene encoding uncharacterized protein LOC113013619 has protein sequence MSRKHSAAYTRESRNSRFPVEEFHFSSIQTSDGLKMILLLSFWIVTGLMAEDPTATYYQLKNSSVCLNVRKPPPYKRGEWKFNTIIIVDDTEINPNYKHRVTYSAGNLSLCINNLADTDTGIYEVSYSQNFISMSEKHQVIVQDVVPRPVIIMSKLGSNQSAGLCSITVNCSIQDYWLWSVCDEDSCRTSQKSFSEVNITIFTENRAVVCRGNNHVSTNKASENLITTVVTYTLLANRTKGGRSRKSHS, from the exons ATGAGCAGGAAACACTCAG CTGCCTACACCAGAGAATCCAGGAACAGCAGATTTCCTGTTGAGGAATTCCACTTTTCTTCCATTCAAACCTCTGATGGATTAAAAATGATTCtgcttctgagtttttggaTTGTCACAG gtCTCATGGCAGAGGACCCAACAGCGACATATTATCAGCTGAAAAACAGCTCAGTGTGTCTGAATGTCAGGAAACCGCCACCATATAAACGTGGTGAATGGAAATTTAACACAATAATTATTGTTGATGATACAGAAATCAATCCAAATTACAAACACAGAGTGACTTATAGTGCTGGGAACCTCTCCCTGTGTATTAATAACCTGGCTGATACAGACACTGGGATATATGAAGTCTCATACAGccaaaactttatttcaatgTCAGAGAAGCATCAAGTCATTGTTCAAG ATGTGGTTCCCAGACCTGTCATTATAATGTCAAAGCTTGGCTCCAACCAGTCTGCTGGACTCTGCAGTATCACAGTAAACTGCTCCATCCAGGATTATTGGCTTTGGTCTGTTTGTGATGAAGACAGCTGCAGAACATCTCAGAAATCATTCAGTGAGGTCAACATCACCATCTTCACTGAGAACAGAGCTGTGGTCTGCAGAGGCAACAACCATGTTAGCACAAATAAAGCTTCTGAAAACTTAAT TACCACAGTTGTCACCTACACCCTGTTGGCCAACCGCACCAAAGGTGGTCGGTCCAGGAAATCTCATTCTTGA
- the LOC113012625 gene encoding T-lymphocyte surface antigen Ly-9-like, whose amino-acid sequence MHSRFPVYEFHFSYVQINLCRLKMILLLSFWIVTGLMAEDPPTTYYGLKNSSVCLNVKKLPEYERVEWKFNKTIIADDRKINPKYKDRVVYSAGNLSLCIKNLADTDAGIYELSLSRDFISVSEKHQVIVQDMVPTPVITMLKLGSNQSAGLCSITVNCSIQDYWLWSVCDEDSCRRSQKSFSEVNITIFTENRAVVCRGNNHVSTSNSSETLTRCFNNSNPDDKENAQHPPPTRALAFIIVCVLLACVFVTVSFFLVKRLFSAKWKSYQAPTNTIRSIQSQPISTLPSSQSRASTVSSSSDADPAYENADILQYSQTNSPGEQINSMASYTIDTIYTVPGVKASSAGNNNQNTSETATVEEAQQRLTQVDTVYSVLQKPKNLNV is encoded by the exons ATGCACAGCAGATTTCCTGTTTATGAATTCCACTTTTCTTACGTTCAGATAAATTTGTGTAGATTAAAAATGATTCtgcttctgagtttttggaTTGTTACAG GTCTCATGGCAGAGGACCCACCAACGACATATTATGGACTAAAAAACAGCTCAGTGTGTCTGAATGTTAAGAAATTGCCAGAATATGAACGTGTCGAATGGAAATTTAACAAGACAATTATTGCTGATGATAGAAAAATCAATCCAAAATACAAAGACAGAGTGGTTTATAGTGCTGGAAACCTCTCCCTGTGTATTAAAAACCTGGCTGATACAGACGCTGGCATATATGAACTCTCACTCAGCCGTGACTTTATTTCAGTGTCAGAGAAACATCAAGTCATTGTTCAAG ACATGGTTCCCACACCTGTTATTACAATGTTAAAGCTGGGCTCCAACCAGTCTGCTGGACTCTGCAGTATCACAGTAAACTGCTCCATTCAGGATTATTGGCTTTGGTCTGTTTGTGATGAAGACAGCTGCAGAAGATCTCAGAAATCATTCAGTGAGGTCAACATCACCATCTTCACTGAGAACAGAGCTGTGGTCTGTAGAGGCAACAACCATGTTAGCACAAGTAATTCTTCTGAAACATTAACAAGGT gttttaATAACTCTAATCCTGATGATAAAGAGAATGCACAACACCCTCCACCAACGAGAGCGCTTgcatttattattgtttgtgttttactcGCCTGCGTCTTCGtaacagtttctttctttttagttaAAAGATTATTTTCAGCAAAATGGAAATCCTACCAG GCTCCAACAAATACTATCCGCTCAATACAAAGCCAGCCCATTAGTACTCTGCCATCATCTCAGTCTAGAGCCTCTACTGTGTCTTCGTCAAGTGATGCTGACCCTGCTTATGAGAATGCAGACATCCTTCAGTACAGCCAGACCAACAGCCCAGGAGAGCAAATTAACTCCATGGCAAGCTACACAATAGATACCATCTACACTGTTCCAGGAGTGAAAGCCTCTTCTGCtggcaacaacaaccaaaatacTTCAGAGACTGCCACAGTGGAGGAGGCACAACAACGGCTCACACAGGTCGACACAGTTTACAGCGTGTTGCAGAAACCAAAAAATCTGAATGTGTAG